The following coding sequences lie in one Vicinamibacterales bacterium genomic window:
- a CDS encoding beta-ketoacyl-[acyl-carrier-protein] synthase family protein gives MGAGVRTPAGATIDALWDAVCAGRSSAIPHADDRLPHDARLLVCPIQDFDPADFLTPVECRRFDRVHQLAVAAAEDALRSAGPDRPPPERCAVVCGSGIGAAATVDAQHLRLQASGVRGLSPLVVPMTMGNAAAALLSLRFGFTGPCLTVSTACASGATAIAEGLELLRRGAADLVLAGGAEAPLTLSTLAGFLRLDVMSRRVDAPALASRPFDVDRDGFVMGEGAAFVVLQRAEATPGGGAPARRSLGRVLGQASNADAHHLVAPSPGGEGALACMRAALTDAGLGPSDVAHVNAHGTGTGAGDLAEALALSRLFDGAPPAVTAVKGATGHLVAASGVVEAIVTLRAIAEGVVPPVAGLRRLDPACPVDAVIGQPRSLGAGAALSASFGFGGLNTVLVLGAA, from the coding sequence GTGGGCGCCGGCGTCCGCACGCCGGCTGGCGCCACGATCGACGCGCTCTGGGACGCCGTGTGCGCAGGCCGGTCGTCCGCGATCCCCCACGCGGACGACCGCCTGCCGCACGACGCGCGGCTGCTCGTGTGTCCGATCCAGGACTTCGACCCGGCGGACTTCCTGACGCCCGTCGAGTGCCGCCGCTTCGATCGCGTCCACCAGCTCGCGGTTGCCGCCGCCGAGGACGCGCTGCGGAGCGCCGGCCCGGATCGTCCGCCGCCCGAACGCTGCGCCGTCGTGTGCGGCTCGGGAATCGGCGCTGCGGCCACCGTGGACGCCCAGCACCTGCGCCTCCAGGCCTCGGGGGTGAGGGGCCTCTCGCCGCTCGTCGTCCCGATGACGATGGGCAACGCCGCGGCGGCCCTGCTCTCCCTCCGCTTCGGATTCACGGGACCGTGCCTGACGGTGTCGACCGCCTGCGCGTCCGGCGCCACGGCGATTGCCGAGGGCCTGGAGCTGCTGCGGCGCGGGGCGGCCGATCTCGTGCTGGCGGGCGGCGCCGAGGCGCCGCTCACGCTGAGCACGCTCGCGGGCTTCCTGCGGCTCGACGTGATGAGCCGGCGCGTGGACGCGCCCGCGCTCGCCTCACGTCCCTTCGACGTCGACCGCGACGGCTTCGTGATGGGCGAGGGCGCGGCGTTCGTCGTCCTCCAGCGTGCGGAGGCGACGCCCGGCGGCGGTGCGCCCGCGCGCCGAAGCCTGGGCCGCGTGCTGGGCCAGGCCTCGAACGCCGATGCGCATCATCTCGTCGCGCCCTCGCCCGGAGGCGAGGGCGCGCTGGCGTGCATGCGGGCGGCGCTCACCGATGCGGGCCTCGGGCCTTCGGACGTGGCGCACGTGAACGCGCACGGCACCGGCACCGGCGCGGGTGATCTGGCGGAGGCGCTCGCGCTTTCACGGCTTTTCGACGGCGCCCCGCCGGCGGTCACGGCGGTGAAGGGCGCGACCGGGCACCTCGTCGCGGCGTCCGGGGTCGTCGAGGCGATCGTGACGCTGCGCGCGATCGCCGAGGGCGTCGTGCCGCCGGTCGCCGGTCTGCGGCGGCTGGACCCCGCGTGCCCCGTCGATGCCGTGATCGGCCAGCCGCGTTCCCTCGGCGCCGGTGCAGCGCTTTCGGCGTCGTTCGGCTTCGGCGGCCTCAACACGGTGCTCGTCCTGGGGGCGGCGTGA
- a CDS encoding GNAT family N-acyltransferase, whose protein sequence is MDAGPVGLDGVAAGLVARAGLRFAVAGDEVARDAAYRLRAQAVVDSGWQPASDFPDGREHDAYDDRAVHIVGWDGGDIVATGRIVLPPGPLPTEAACGRTIEPAGRVADVGRMAVARAYQDTRHPAFVALLARLYLEVRARGFDLACGMMSPRARSLLRLLGVRLEVLGDDRPYCGDARAPVRFSLVENDLPLSTRWRAPSPPATPAP, encoded by the coding sequence GTGGACGCGGGGCCGGTCGGCCTGGACGGGGTGGCGGCCGGCCTGGTCGCGCGTGCCGGGCTCCGCTTCGCCGTGGCCGGCGACGAGGTCGCGCGGGACGCGGCGTACCGCCTCCGCGCCCAGGCCGTCGTCGACAGCGGATGGCAGCCCGCGTCGGACTTCCCCGACGGCCGAGAGCACGACGCCTACGACGATCGGGCCGTGCATATCGTGGGCTGGGACGGCGGCGACATCGTCGCCACGGGCCGGATCGTGCTGCCGCCGGGCCCGCTGCCGACCGAGGCGGCCTGTGGGCGCACCATCGAGCCGGCGGGCCGCGTGGCCGACGTGGGCCGCATGGCCGTCGCGCGCGCCTACCAGGACACGCGGCATCCGGCGTTCGTCGCACTGCTGGCGCGCCTGTACCTGGAGGTCCGCGCACGCGGCTTTGATCTGGCGTGCGGCATGATGTCGCCCCGCGCCCGATCGCTGCTCCGCCTGCTGGGCGTGCGGCTCGAGGTGCTCGGGGACGATCGGCCGTATTGCGGCGACGCCCGAGCGCCCGTGCGCTTCTCGCTCGTGGAGAACGACCTGCCACTCTCGACGCGCTGGCGTGCTCCCTCCCCGCCCGCGACGCCCGCGCCCTGA
- a CDS encoding acyl-ACP desaturase: MTRRLSDLELLRELEPTVAAGLSRHLAAAREWLPHEVVPWSRGRNFSGEDGMAWAAEQSTLSPAVRAAFELNLLTEDNLPSYHHALAARLGLDGAWGAWVHRWTAEEARHATAIRDYLVVSRAVDPVALERDRMATLQTGWSDATTNVLRSLVYVSLQELATRISHANTGRLAGDPAADALLAPIAADENLHMVFYRDLVAAALDLAQDQTLEALADEVDAFTMPGASVPGFRRRSVLVAAAGIYDVRQHKDDVIVPLLRHWRALSLAAESDAGRRAQDRLAARLKALEDTARRYEARRVAGRGPFTGRPR; this comes from the coding sequence ATGACGCGGCGCCTGAGCGACCTGGAACTCCTGCGCGAGCTCGAGCCCACCGTGGCCGCCGGCCTGTCACGGCACCTCGCGGCGGCGCGCGAGTGGCTGCCGCACGAGGTCGTCCCCTGGAGCCGCGGCCGGAACTTCTCGGGCGAGGACGGCATGGCCTGGGCGGCGGAACAGTCCACGCTGTCGCCGGCCGTGCGTGCGGCCTTCGAGCTCAACCTGCTCACCGAGGACAACCTGCCGAGCTACCACCATGCCCTGGCGGCACGGCTGGGGCTGGACGGCGCGTGGGGCGCGTGGGTGCACCGCTGGACGGCCGAGGAGGCCCGCCATGCCACCGCCATCCGCGACTATCTCGTCGTGTCACGCGCGGTGGATCCGGTGGCGCTGGAACGCGACCGCATGGCGACGCTCCAGACCGGGTGGTCCGACGCCACCACCAACGTGCTCCGGTCGCTCGTCTACGTGAGCCTGCAGGAACTGGCGACCCGCATCTCGCACGCCAACACCGGTCGGCTCGCCGGCGATCCCGCGGCTGACGCGCTGCTCGCTCCCATCGCCGCCGACGAGAACCTGCACATGGTCTTCTACCGCGACCTCGTGGCGGCCGCGCTCGACCTGGCCCAGGACCAGACGCTCGAAGCCCTCGCCGACGAGGTGGATGCGTTCACGATGCCAGGCGCGAGCGTCCCGGGATTCCGGCGCCGGAGCGTCCTGGTGGCGGCCGCCGGCATCTACGACGTGCGCCAGCACAAGGACGACGTGATCGTGCCGCTGCTCAGGCACTGGCGGGCCCTGTCGCTCGCCGCGGAGTCCGACGCGGGCCGTCGCGCGCAGGACCGACTGGCCGCGCGGCTCAAGGCCCTGGAAGACACCGCGCGGCGCTACGAGGCGCGGCGGGTGGCTGGTCGCGGGCCCTTCACCGGCCGACCGCGGTGA
- a CDS encoding AraC family transcriptional regulator: protein MPHDPTSAVDARTSGFDVVSDVLRSIRLTGSMLFQVDATPPWNSWAPDTEAFRRLVLPDSPHLVSYHLVIDGGCWAGLRDAAPVRLEAGDVLVVPRGDPYRICDPPDAPPSYGHRDALAFFELMASGKLPPLVTQGGEGPRAARFLCGFLGSDRPAESPVLAALPRMVTVRTGAGPASPFRHLVDFALAELAEARPGGRSVALRLAELMFVEIVRAHFAAAAPDGPGWLAGLRDPVAAQALARFHEAPAARWTLAALARRCGVSRTVLTERFAAHVGVPPMEYLTRWRMQLASRHLARPGATVAGAARAAGYDSEAAFSRQFKRRVGVPPSAKTGVRRRRPPA, encoded by the coding sequence ATGCCCCATGACCCAACGTCCGCGGTGGACGCCCGGACGTCCGGATTCGACGTCGTGTCCGACGTCCTGCGATCGATCCGCCTCACGGGATCGATGCTGTTCCAGGTGGACGCGACGCCGCCGTGGAACTCGTGGGCGCCGGACACCGAGGCGTTCCGCCGCCTCGTGCTGCCCGATTCGCCCCACCTCGTCTCGTACCACCTCGTGATCGACGGCGGGTGCTGGGCCGGCCTGCGCGACGCGGCGCCGGTGCGTCTCGAGGCCGGCGACGTGCTGGTCGTGCCGCGCGGCGACCCGTACCGGATCTGCGATCCGCCGGATGCTCCACCCAGCTACGGGCACCGCGACGCCCTCGCGTTCTTCGAGCTGATGGCGTCGGGCAAGCTGCCGCCGCTCGTGACGCAGGGCGGCGAGGGCCCGCGTGCGGCGCGCTTCCTGTGCGGCTTCCTCGGCAGCGATCGGCCCGCCGAGAGTCCCGTGCTGGCGGCGCTGCCGAGGATGGTCACCGTCCGGACAGGCGCCGGACCGGCCAGCCCCTTCCGCCATCTGGTGGACTTCGCGCTGGCGGAACTGGCCGAGGCCCGTCCAGGCGGACGGAGCGTCGCATTGCGGCTGGCGGAGCTGATGTTCGTCGAGATCGTGCGGGCGCACTTCGCCGCCGCCGCGCCGGACGGTCCGGGGTGGCTGGCGGGCCTGCGCGATCCGGTGGCAGCCCAGGCCCTGGCGCGCTTCCACGAAGCGCCGGCCGCCCGCTGGACGCTCGCCGCCCTCGCCAGACGCTGCGGCGTGTCGCGCACGGTGCTGACCGAACGGTTCGCGGCTCACGTCGGCGTGCCGCCCATGGAGTACCTGACGCGCTGGCGGATGCAGTTGGCCAGCCGCCACCTCGCGCGTCCAGGCGCGACGGTGGCCGGGGCCGCGCGCGCTGCCGGCTACGACTCGGAGGCGGCGTTCAGCCGGCAGTTCAAACGCCGGGTCGGGGTGCCGCCGTCCGCGAAGACCGGTGTCAGGCGCCGCCGACCGCCCGCG
- a CDS encoding acyl carrier protein, translating to MEADFERRVQDAIASVCNLDRAKVAPDAKLTDLGVDSLAAAEVLVELEITFGRDLPVDALRKLDGAETVRDIARQLEAAFGPGAAQA from the coding sequence ATGGAGGCCGACTTCGAACGCCGCGTGCAGGACGCCATCGCGAGCGTCTGCAACCTGGATCGCGCGAAGGTTGCGCCCGACGCGAAGCTCACCGACCTCGGGGTGGACTCGCTCGCCGCCGCCGAAGTGCTCGTGGAGCTCGAGATCACGTTCGGACGCGATCTGCCGGTGGACGCGCTCCGCAAGCTCGACGGCGCCGAGACCGTCCGCGACATCGCCCGGCAGCTCGAGGCCGCGTTCGGTCCCGGAGCCGCGCAGGCCTGA
- a CDS encoding class I SAM-dependent methyltransferase, translating into MLDAPTLRASGTSPAAIAHHYDLPHEFFALWLGDERVYSCALWDEADRPDDLARAQRRKLDFFAGGVQVAGGRLLDIGCGWGALVQRAVDGHGAAGGVGLTLSPSQTGYARGRRVPGVDIRLESWVDHAPERPYDAITCIEATEHLASDRLDPDEKVAVYRAFFERCAGWLREGGRLGLQLICLDNVGHAGSRPGRGASSELIRLDIFPESMPASLSELVLGWDTHFEVETFLDHHEHYWRTFRAWGLRYRAARERARALVGEDTARTFARYFATGDTYFRLREQTLYRVILKKRPAPKQWVHQLRPSEVDGHAAAPASPAGASPGAIRAHYDVSNAFYRLWLGPTMLYTTGLWRTADDAPDDLDAAIDRKVDFFAAHLVPRPGARVLDVGCGWGYALRRLTARHGAGPSVGLTLSQAQADHVAATPIHGAEVRVQDWVDHHAPAAYDAVVSFGAFEHFARDGSTGLDRVAAYRRFFARCFEWLAPGGRLGLETITHDGAPDTDAPLGRGPLGDSVLALYPESICPHLPEIVLGFEPYFEVDVFESDADGFSRTLRLWLLALRARADEAASIVGAEVVRQYRRYLVSSEVQFRTRTLTNTRLVLHRRPRVRW; encoded by the coding sequence GTGCTCGACGCGCCGACGCTGCGTGCTTCAGGAACCTCACCGGCGGCGATCGCCCATCACTACGACCTGCCCCACGAGTTCTTCGCGCTCTGGCTCGGCGACGAGCGCGTCTATTCGTGCGCCCTCTGGGACGAGGCCGATCGCCCCGACGATCTCGCCCGCGCGCAGCGCCGCAAGCTCGACTTCTTCGCCGGTGGCGTCCAGGTGGCGGGCGGGCGTCTCCTCGACATCGGCTGCGGCTGGGGCGCGCTCGTCCAGAGGGCCGTCGACGGGCACGGCGCGGCCGGCGGCGTCGGCCTGACGCTCAGCCCGTCACAGACCGGATACGCGCGGGGCCGCCGCGTGCCCGGTGTGGACATCCGGCTGGAGAGCTGGGTGGACCACGCGCCCGAGCGGCCGTACGACGCCATCACCTGCATCGAGGCCACGGAGCACCTGGCGTCGGACCGCCTCGATCCCGACGAGAAGGTGGCCGTCTACCGCGCCTTCTTCGAGCGCTGTGCCGGATGGCTCCGTGAGGGCGGGCGTCTGGGGCTGCAGCTCATCTGCCTCGACAACGTGGGCCACGCGGGCAGCCGCCCGGGCCGCGGCGCCTCGTCTGAGCTGATTCGCCTCGACATCTTTCCGGAGTCCATGCCCGCCTCGCTCTCGGAGCTCGTGCTGGGCTGGGACACCCACTTCGAGGTCGAGACGTTCCTCGACCACCACGAGCACTACTGGCGGACGTTCCGCGCCTGGGGCCTGCGCTACCGGGCCGCTCGCGAACGGGCCCGCGCTCTCGTGGGCGAGGACACGGCCCGTACGTTCGCGCGGTACTTCGCGACCGGCGACACGTACTTCCGGCTGCGCGAGCAGACGCTCTATCGCGTCATCCTGAAGAAGCGGCCCGCGCCGAAGCAGTGGGTTCACCAGCTCCGGCCCTCGGAGGTCGACGGGCACGCGGCGGCACCGGCATCGCCGGCCGGCGCGTCGCCCGGGGCGATCCGCGCGCACTACGACGTGTCGAACGCGTTCTACCGCCTGTGGCTGGGCCCGACGATGCTCTACACGACGGGCCTCTGGCGGACGGCGGACGACGCCCCCGACGATCTCGACGCCGCCATCGATCGCAAGGTCGACTTCTTCGCCGCGCACCTGGTCCCACGCCCGGGCGCGCGCGTGCTCGACGTGGGCTGCGGCTGGGGCTACGCGCTGCGCCGCCTCACGGCCCGCCACGGCGCGGGCCCGAGCGTCGGCCTCACGCTGAGCCAGGCGCAGGCCGACCACGTCGCGGCGACGCCCATCCACGGCGCGGAGGTCCGCGTGCAGGACTGGGTCGATCACCACGCGCCCGCCGCCTACGACGCCGTCGTCTCGTTCGGCGCCTTCGAGCACTTCGCGCGCGACGGCTCGACGGGCCTGGATCGGGTCGCCGCGTACCGCCGCTTCTTCGCACGGTGCTTCGAGTGGCTCGCGCCCGGCGGCCGGCTCGGCCTGGAGACGATCACGCACGACGGCGCCCCGGATACCGACGCGCCGCTCGGCCGGGGACCGCTCGGCGATTCGGTGCTGGCGCTCTACCCGGAGTCGATCTGTCCGCACCTGCCCGAGATCGTGCTGGGCTTCGAACCGTACTTCGAGGTGGACGTCTTCGAGTCCGACGCGGATGGCTTTTCGCGGACGCTGCGGCTGTGGCTGCTCGCGCTGCGGGCGCGCGCCGACGAGGCCGCCTCGATCGTCGGCGCCGAGGTGGTGCGCCAGTACCGCCGCTATCTCGTGTCGTCCGAGGTGCAGTTCCGCACCCGGACGCTGACCAACACCCGGCTCGTGCTGCACCGCCGTCCGCGCGTGCGCTGGTAG
- a CDS encoding class I SAM-dependent methyltransferase produces MDEVVTSSNPAEIYHARFVPALFAHWPPRVLAAARAGAGDRVLDVGCGTGVLACAAAALVGPDGAVTGLDASPDMLAVARRQPCVVAWHEGRAEALPFPDGAFDRVVSQSALMFFDPKVQAIREMLRVMAPGGRLAVHAFDAIERSPAYHALSALLTTLFGSRYGDALRPPFALGDRYALRGLFVEAGAADVEAVTEPGVVRFASLDAMIATERACVWTLGGLLDEGQFARLREAAGPALAPWIRPDGAVEFDCPAHIVTAVGR; encoded by the coding sequence ATGGACGAGGTCGTGACGTCGTCGAACCCGGCCGAGATCTACCACGCGCGCTTCGTGCCCGCGCTCTTCGCCCACTGGCCGCCCCGGGTGCTCGCGGCCGCGCGCGCCGGTGCCGGCGACCGCGTGCTCGACGTGGGGTGCGGCACGGGCGTGCTCGCGTGCGCCGCCGCCGCACTCGTGGGCCCGGACGGCGCCGTGACGGGGCTCGACGCGAGCCCGGACATGCTGGCCGTGGCGCGGCGTCAGCCGTGTGTCGTCGCGTGGCACGAGGGACGCGCCGAGGCGCTGCCGTTTCCGGACGGCGCGTTCGACAGGGTGGTCAGCCAGTCGGCACTGATGTTCTTCGATCCGAAGGTGCAGGCCATCAGGGAAATGCTGCGGGTCATGGCGCCCGGCGGGCGGCTGGCCGTGCACGCCTTCGATGCGATCGAGCGTTCACCCGCCTACCACGCCCTCTCCGCACTGCTCACGACGCTCTTCGGCAGCCGCTACGGCGACGCACTCCGGCCGCCGTTCGCGCTGGGCGATCGCTACGCGCTGCGCGGGCTGTTCGTCGAGGCCGGCGCCGCCGACGTCGAGGCGGTGACCGAGCCCGGCGTCGTGCGCTTCGCGTCCCTCGACGCCATGATCGCCACCGAGCGGGCCTGCGTCTGGACGCTCGGGGGCCTGCTCGACGAAGGGCAGTTCGCCCGGCTGCGCGAGGCCGCCGGTCCGGCGCTGGCGCCCTGGATCCGACCGGACGGTGCCGTCGAGTTCGACTGCCCCGCCCACATCGTCACCGCGGTCGGCCGGTGA